One genomic window of Borreliella garinii includes the following:
- a CDS encoding SpiroCoCo family coiled-coil protein, giving the protein MIDFATILVNLFLVSIVLFIYRQYDKRSRALDKIKKFIDLAKVNLEDFIEDKTKEINDLAVDMEAYQRSSIEIIKKIDEVQQKIKNKSNDFAEVEKKIAYHDSMLKDLDEMTLKVQENIQRLQVDGKIVDKLSKTLKGFNTQIDSVESNLNSVLEKFEKSNKENLESIKIASWEKFDINIKDLVFKMDNLNREIDLYEKDLANIEERKKDILYKGNEKLDLEFNDFLEKVEFNIGKYNKEIESSFIFYENKYKLIEDSIELIMDNVKNKINEKEDFILNRLNEELENKFKDIFTYVDDRSREIQDKLEDKLILVDNEISSMSSSFKDNVYSRINSLEESIRIEMGKYEEQVDDVFDKFRSQVELNLKNIYEDYEDKISQVDKNIRERVELSLLDLNSKMESVQAGAISLIKKLEDDSNEIYLEFKNKFGSDIEIFSESFKDDINQLKRQLESQLLDVDSNIQEKLIKLNDNLISNFQEIDGRFNNNYSNLTDNINAKYTTLFESLDSSSSKFEDQMESKYKGFKDKLTAEMDEFSLVYGEKFETLSQEAINNCREFQDLNKKLENEIESLCNMFGENQEILKRDFNTNLINIKDEIDKNIVEFKNRYSDEVNNFVSKLEESKLQYSKWQGEMDSNLKNIESQINKTNEEFLSLIQIQKDKGIELSENVFNDLSDHIQKKAIDIHGSWKDELIALNKSLLDIKISSEELLSSATLKIENLERDVNDRIEYVLLKTGDIESLVIEKYKELKDMSYAQSDEAILGIKEFINRQTEIIKDKSVFMLEDLNKKFDDKNNFVISKIEECDYKLKDFKIESEDILNNFKSDLNEFIESKLQIVSNIKSDNQKQIDDFLDRISKDILNRKDLINNEVDSKLSDWQSKLNEITVKIENLLSSGKVDLDLIDSEVTTKIKELKFSIESLESYYLEKIDEFRNQGAIYSDELLQDIMNHFNKETRELEENLSKKFAVVLNNSEEFVKEVDSLLQDKRTDIASFQANIDITLDSLSVKFNDINKEINGKYNEVISNYRGYSENISSKLENEIMHEIENINRRLTDRIDNLSKGMDENLQKLKESFDVSKYQVEKFELKVKDLTDDGEARISEFVKEIEQYYKSRLEEAIDYRKTIDSDIMQAKERFGEITNDLKNNIESKSEFLNDLYKERFKLIESNFEERYSTFLIESEGAISKIRDEIYKTLTINDENLQIKISEMDHNFEIIERRSKDILEFEKELRDKIQDCYGIINSQFGEIKGSVEENIKNHFEVCIKKVNTLIDDDIVKYENEIHKRIDSLKSIENTFDSIEKNLNDKVNGCIDKIANDFNLKYIELEERCNEGQLNLESKIDDKIKAIDNLALSQYDGLEKKYADVYDEFLERLNSHIATLSEEFKDSNKEMIFELESQLKNLKNLESDLNNIEKDVIRLKEESYHNVSSHLKLLEEDFFKDLKIRGEELKYSLENFVASYNDKIQNLEYDLSKNLENKTELIQSFRLDIEQKMKNDKENFYLDFTKEFSSKKKDMESEIALMETNITGRVDEFIDFVNNRQNIIDSWFLNIKDDVKNWQEKSYSTIEKKISLAELEIKSFENDILNVKIGLESFKDSLEIKAEEIFGNLQSEAKKIEQSVNLDFKNIGESLNLKVLDLEKFVDFKVEKIDERVNKKTEDILIQAEVKFLDQQKSLEDRIFELNQKLENEFTTLSSNLDKVRREMIDVISSDKESFEGQIELMHKNISEFSEKIGLYRNNIEASIENEYNAFSKSIKSEFGLLEDELKKSLKHSTLEIETVKNDLQEQIDKFEVEFKKNYKELLKEVDTNVLELESKILNCDTEFNKFISEAKDNLVEYKSDLRKEFEDSYDKINFQIENFKKLDAELEKNNSIFLEAYSLKEKLEKLWETLKNEIDLAQEYKNNFENVNKEFYNIQKETLGIIETFNELKLEQESIKDIKNDFNRFFEFYSSFDSRYKSLIESYDEMQIYKAKIKDIADEQRNILDNYERISNKEGILKSTIESVDKNFDLINEMEKRFNTLSKESAKFQNNLKDMENAVSNLLLNKGLSEEVLINAQNLREMLLDIENRLKNTLTMREKVVKSETRLENLNIAAEERIKTLGILVKTDSKYQDNVGLNNETVRNSVIKLMRQGWSAEEISRATKLSIGEVELILELGISNKGD; this is encoded by the coding sequence AGAAAAAAGGATATTTTATATAAGGGTAATGAGAAATTAGATTTAGAATTTAATGATTTTCTTGAAAAGGTTGAATTTAATATTGGTAAATATAATAAAGAGATAGAAAGTTCTTTTATTTTTTATGAAAACAAATATAAGTTAATAGAAGATTCTATAGAGCTTATTATGGATAACGTAAAGAATAAAATTAATGAGAAAGAAGATTTTATTTTAAATAGACTGAATGAGGAATTAGAAAATAAATTTAAAGATATTTTCACATACGTTGATGATCGTTCTAGGGAAATTCAAGATAAACTTGAGGATAAATTGATTTTAGTGGACAATGAAATTTCTTCTATGAGTTCTTCTTTCAAGGACAATGTTTATTCAAGAATTAATTCACTTGAGGAGTCAATACGAATAGAGATGGGAAAGTATGAGGAGCAGGTTGATGATGTTTTTGATAAATTTAGATCTCAAGTTGAGCTGAATCTTAAAAATATTTATGAGGACTATGAAGATAAAATAAGCCAAGTTGATAAGAATATTAGAGAAAGGGTAGAGCTTAGTTTGTTAGATTTAAATTCTAAAATGGAAAGTGTTCAAGCAGGTGCCATCTCTTTGATTAAGAAGCTTGAGGACGATTCTAATGAAATATATCTTGAATTTAAAAATAAGTTTGGGTCAGACATTGAAATATTTAGTGAAAGTTTTAAAGATGATATTAATCAACTTAAAAGGCAATTAGAATCTCAACTTTTAGATGTTGATTCAAATATTCAAGAAAAGCTTATTAAGCTTAATGATAATTTGATTTCTAATTTCCAAGAAATTGATGGCAGGTTTAATAATAATTATTCAAATTTAACTGATAATATAAATGCCAAGTACACTACTCTTTTTGAATCTTTAGATTCTAGTAGCTCTAAATTTGAAGATCAAATGGAATCTAAATATAAAGGCTTTAAAGATAAATTAACGGCAGAAATGGATGAGTTTTCTTTAGTTTATGGTGAGAAATTTGAAACGCTCTCTCAAGAAGCAATTAATAATTGTCGAGAATTTCAAGATTTAAACAAGAAATTAGAAAATGAAATTGAATCTTTGTGTAATATGTTTGGAGAAAATCAAGAGATTTTAAAGAGAGATTTTAATACCAATTTAATTAATATTAAAGATGAAATTGATAAAAATATAGTAGAGTTTAAGAATCGTTATTCCGATGAGGTAAATAATTTTGTTAGTAAGCTAGAAGAAAGTAAGCTTCAATATTCAAAGTGGCAAGGTGAGATGGATTCTAATTTAAAAAATATTGAATCTCAAATAAATAAAACAAATGAAGAATTTTTAAGTTTAATTCAGATTCAAAAAGACAAGGGAATAGAACTTAGTGAGAATGTTTTTAATGATCTTTCAGATCATATTCAAAAGAAAGCTATTGACATTCATGGTAGTTGGAAGGATGAGCTTATTGCTTTAAATAAATCATTGCTTGATATTAAGATCTCTAGTGAAGAGCTACTTTCATCTGCTACTTTAAAAATAGAAAATCTAGAAAGAGATGTTAACGATAGAATAGAATATGTTTTGTTAAAAACAGGCGATATTGAGAGTTTAGTAATAGAAAAATATAAAGAATTAAAAGATATGTCATATGCACAAAGTGACGAGGCTATATTAGGAATTAAAGAATTTATTAATAGGCAAACAGAAATAATTAAAGATAAAAGTGTATTTATGCTTGAGGATTTGAACAAAAAATTTGATGATAAAAATAATTTTGTTATAAGTAAGATTGAAGAATGTGATTATAAATTAAAAGATTTCAAAATTGAATCAGAAGATATTTTAAATAATTTTAAATCCGATCTTAATGAATTTATTGAATCAAAGCTGCAAATTGTCTCTAATATAAAATCAGACAATCAAAAGCAAATTGATGATTTTTTAGATAGAATCTCTAAAGATATTTTAAATAGGAAAGATTTAATTAACAATGAAGTAGACAGTAAGCTTAGTGATTGGCAAAGCAAATTAAACGAAATAACTGTTAAAATTGAGAATTTATTATCTTCGGGTAAAGTGGATTTGGATTTAATAGATTCTGAGGTGACTACAAAAATTAAAGAGCTTAAATTTTCCATAGAAAGCCTTGAGAGTTATTACCTTGAAAAAATAGATGAGTTTAGAAATCAAGGCGCTATATATTCTGACGAGCTTTTACAAGATATAATGAATCATTTTAATAAAGAGACTAGAGAACTTGAGGAAAATTTGTCAAAAAAGTTTGCTGTAGTTTTAAACAATTCAGAGGAATTTGTTAAAGAGGTTGATAGCTTGCTGCAGGATAAAAGAACCGATATTGCGTCTTTTCAGGCCAATATAGATATTACTCTTGATTCCCTTAGTGTAAAGTTTAATGATATAAATAAAGAAATTAATGGAAAATATAATGAAGTGATATCTAATTATAGAGGGTACTCAGAAAATATTTCTAGTAAACTTGAAAATGAAATAATGCATGAGATTGAAAATATAAATAGAAGATTGACAGATAGAATAGATAATCTTAGCAAAGGTATGGATGAAAATCTTCAAAAACTTAAGGAATCTTTTGATGTATCAAAATATCAAGTTGAAAAATTTGAATTAAAAGTTAAAGATCTAACAGATGATGGAGAGGCAAGAATTAGTGAGTTTGTTAAAGAGATTGAACAGTATTATAAATCTAGATTAGAGGAAGCAATTGATTATAGGAAAACTATTGATAGTGATATTATGCAAGCAAAAGAGAGATTTGGAGAGATAACAAATGATCTTAAAAATAATATTGAGAGTAAGTCTGAGTTTTTAAACGATCTTTATAAGGAAAGATTTAAACTTATTGAGAGTAATTTTGAAGAGAGGTATTCTACGTTTTTAATTGAAAGTGAGGGAGCTATTTCAAAAATTAGAGATGAAATTTATAAAACACTTACAATAAATGATGAAAATTTACAAATTAAGATTTCTGAAATGGATCATAATTTTGAGATAATAGAGCGAAGATCAAAAGATATTTTAGAGTTTGAAAAAGAATTGAGAGATAAAATTCAAGATTGTTACGGTATTATAAATTCTCAATTTGGAGAGATTAAAGGAAGTGTTGAAGAGAATATAAAAAATCATTTTGAGGTTTGTATAAAAAAGGTAAACACTTTAATTGATGATGACATTGTAAAGTATGAAAATGAAATTCATAAGAGAATCGATTCTTTAAAATCAATTGAAAATACTTTTGATAGCATAGAGAAAAATTTGAATGATAAAGTGAATGGGTGTATTGATAAAATAGCCAATGATTTTAATCTTAAGTATATTGAACTTGAAGAAAGGTGTAATGAAGGGCAATTGAATTTGGAGAGTAAAATTGATGATAAAATTAAAGCCATTGATAATTTAGCTTTAAGTCAATATGATGGGCTTGAGAAAAAGTATGCTGATGTGTACGATGAGTTTTTAGAGAGATTGAATTCTCATATTGCAACTTTAAGTGAAGAGTTTAAGGATTCAAATAAAGAGATGATTTTTGAACTTGAATCTCAACTGAAAAATCTTAAAAATCTTGAATCTGATTTAAATAATATTGAAAAAGATGTTATTAGATTGAAAGAAGAGTCTTATCATAATGTTTCATCTCATCTTAAGCTATTAGAAGAAGATTTTTTTAAAGATTTGAAAATTAGAGGTGAAGAGCTTAAATATTCTTTAGAAAACTTTGTTGCTTCGTATAATGATAAAATTCAAAATTTAGAATATGATTTGTCTAAAAATCTAGAAAATAAAACAGAACTTATTCAAAGTTTCCGCCTAGATATTGAACAAAAAATGAAAAATGATAAAGAAAATTTTTATTTAGATTTTACTAAGGAATTTTCTTCTAAAAAAAAAGATATGGAGAGTGAGATAGCTTTAATGGAAACTAATATTACTGGAAGGGTAGATGAATTTATTGATTTTGTAAATAATAGGCAAAATATTATTGATTCTTGGTTTTTAAATATTAAAGATGATGTAAAAAATTGGCAAGAAAAATCTTATAGTACAATAGAAAAAAAAATAAGTCTTGCTGAACTTGAAATTAAATCATTTGAGAATGATATTCTTAATGTTAAGATTGGTTTAGAATCTTTTAAAGATAGCCTTGAGATTAAGGCTGAAGAGATTTTTGGCAATTTGCAAAGCGAGGCTAAAAAAATTGAACAATCAGTTAATCTTGATTTTAAAAATATTGGTGAGTCATTAAATCTTAAAGTTTTAGATCTTGAAAAATTTGTTGATTTTAAAGTAGAAAAGATAGACGAAAGGGTTAATAAGAAAACCGAAGACATCTTAATTCAAGCAGAAGTGAAATTTTTAGATCAACAAAAGAGCCTTGAAGATAGGATTTTTGAGCTTAATCAAAAATTAGAGAATGAGTTTACAACCTTGTCTTCTAATCTTGATAAAGTAAGACGGGAAATGATTGATGTAATTTCTAGTGATAAAGAAAGCTTTGAAGGTCAAATTGAATTAATGCATAAAAATATTTCAGAATTTTCTGAAAAAATTGGTTTATATAGAAATAATATTGAGGCATCAATTGAGAATGAATATAATGCGTTTTCTAAATCTATAAAATCAGAGTTTGGCTTACTTGAAGATGAGCTTAAAAAAAGTTTAAAACATTCAACGTTGGAGATTGAAACTGTAAAGAATGATTTGCAAGAACAAATTGATAAATTTGAGGTTGAGTTCAAGAAAAATTATAAAGAATTATTGAAAGAAGTTGATACTAATGTTTTAGAACTTGAATCTAAAATATTAAATTGTGATACTGAATTTAATAAATTTATTAGTGAAGCTAAAGACAATTTGGTTGAATATAAATCTGACTTGAGAAAAGAATTTGAAGATAGTTATGATAAAATAAATTTTCAAATTGAAAATTTTAAGAAACTAGATGCTGAGCTTGAAAAAAATAATTCTATATTTTTAGAGGCTTATTCTCTTAAGGAGAAGTTGGAAAAATTATGGGAAACTTTAAAAAATGAGATAGATCTTGCTCAAGAATATAAAAATAATTTTGAAAACGTTAACAAGGAATTCTATAATATTCAAAAAGAAACATTAGGTATTATTGAAACTTTTAATGAGTTGAAGTTAGAACAAGAATCTATTAAAGATATTAAGAATGATTTTAATAGATTCTTTGAATTTTACTCTTCATTTGATAGTAGATATAAGAGTTTAATCGAATCTTATGATGAAATGCAAATTTATAAAGCTAAAATAAAAGATATAGCTGACGAACAGAGAAATATTCTTGATAATTATGAAAGAATTAGCAATAAAGAGGGTATATTAAAGAGTACTATAGAGTCCGTTGATAAAAACTTTGATTTAATAAATGAAATGGAGAAAAGATTTAATACTTTAAGTAAAGAGAGTGCTAAGTTTCAGAACAATCTAAAGGATATGGAAAATGCTGTTTCGAATCTTTTATTAAACAAAGGGCTTTCAGAAGAAGTATTGATTAATGCTCAGAATTTAAGGGAAATGCTCTTAGATATTGAAAATAGGTTAAAAAATACTTTAACTATGAGAGAAAAGGTAGTGAAATCTGAAACAAGGTTAGAGAATTTAAATATTGCAGCAGAAGAGAGAATAAAAACTCTTGGTATTCTTGTCAAAACAGATTCTAAATATCAAGATAATGTTGGTCTTAATAATGAAACTGTTAGGAATTCTGTAATAAAATTAATGAGACAGGGGTGGAGTGCTGAAGAAATTTCTAGAGCTACTAAATTATCTATTGGGGAAGTTGAACTTATTTTAGAGCTTGGTATAAGCAACAAAGGTGATTAA
- the pheS gene encoding phenylalanine--tRNA ligase subunit alpha, translating into MKSDLNLIKTLHPLEMKIILNNGEEDDISASIIIEKLGFNEGQANKTIEWLNSKKIIEETCRKLNVFYKATERGLSALTAGFVEEKIINLVSRKAVFASNLALELDLDVKEVGKAFGNLLKEGILSLDLNKQIIINCLDGIEVNYQKIRVLLERAKSNDLLRESLTNEELSLISNFAKKKGADSVFFKITEKLDLTFRLSGFGLEVKNFLMKNKLTGDEITKLTPEILKNKTYENKKFRAYNIHVPSAKIFIGRFNSYLDYVSKIKDKLVGLGFEEFDGPLIETEFFNNDALFMPQFHPSRDIKDVYYIADPSMQKSLPEPYFSNVKLAHETGYATGSRGWRYSFSEDLSKRLVLRTHGTVLSAKQLINAKNPSRYFGVIRCFRYDQVDATHGVDFYQTEGIVIEDGVSIKTLLGLLEIFAKEFAGATEVKYVPAYFPFTEPSIEIHVKHPVLGWFELGGSGIFRPEVTKPLGIDFPVIAWGIGIDRMALMHLGLNDLRDLFTYDIGDVVLRRGKRRCQR; encoded by the coding sequence ATGAAGTCAGATTTAAATTTAATAAAAACATTACATCCTCTTGAGATGAAAATAATTTTAAACAATGGAGAAGAGGATGATATTTCTGCTTCAATTATTATTGAAAAATTAGGGTTTAATGAAGGTCAGGCAAACAAAACAATTGAATGGTTAAATTCTAAAAAGATTATTGAAGAGACTTGTAGGAAATTAAATGTATTTTATAAAGCAACAGAAAGAGGCCTTAGCGCTTTAACAGCTGGATTTGTTGAGGAAAAAATAATAAACCTGGTATCTCGAAAGGCAGTTTTTGCTTCAAATTTAGCCTTAGAGCTTGATCTTGATGTTAAAGAAGTGGGCAAAGCGTTTGGAAATTTATTAAAAGAGGGCATTCTTTCTCTTGATTTGAATAAACAGATTATTATAAATTGTTTAGACGGCATAGAGGTCAATTATCAAAAAATACGTGTATTGCTAGAAAGAGCAAAAAGCAATGATCTTCTTAGAGAAAGTTTAACAAATGAAGAGCTTTCATTAATATCAAATTTTGCTAAGAAAAAAGGAGCAGATTCTGTATTTTTTAAAATAACAGAAAAACTTGATTTAACTTTTAGATTATCTGGTTTTGGATTGGAAGTCAAAAATTTTTTAATGAAAAACAAATTAACAGGAGATGAGATTACTAAGCTTACTCCTGAAATTTTAAAAAATAAGACTTATGAGAATAAAAAATTTAGAGCTTATAATATTCATGTTCCATCAGCTAAAATTTTTATTGGGCGCTTTAATTCTTATTTAGATTATGTTTCTAAAATTAAAGACAAATTGGTAGGGCTTGGTTTTGAAGAGTTTGACGGTCCTTTGATAGAAACAGAATTTTTCAACAACGATGCTCTTTTTATGCCCCAATTTCATCCTTCTCGTGATATTAAGGATGTTTATTACATTGCAGATCCCAGTATGCAAAAATCTTTACCCGAACCTTATTTTTCTAATGTAAAATTAGCTCATGAAACAGGATATGCAACAGGCTCAAGAGGTTGGAGATATAGCTTTAGTGAGGATCTTTCCAAGAGATTGGTTTTAAGAACCCATGGCACCGTTCTTTCTGCAAAACAATTAATTAATGCCAAAAATCCAAGCAGATATTTTGGAGTTATTAGATGTTTTAGATATGATCAAGTAGATGCAACTCACGGAGTCGATTTTTATCAAACCGAGGGGATTGTTATTGAGGATGGTGTTAGTATTAAAACTTTGCTAGGCCTTCTTGAAATTTTTGCCAAAGAGTTTGCGGGCGCTACAGAAGTTAAATATGTTCCCGCATATTTTCCTTTTACTGAACCATCGATTGAAATACATGTAAAACATCCTGTTCTTGGCTGGTTTGAGCTTGGAGGAAGTGGAATTTTTAGGCCAGAAGTTACAAAACCCTTAGGCATTGATTTTCCTGTTATTGCTTGGGGAATTGGAATAGATAGAATGGCTTTAATGCACTTAGGCCTAAATGATTTAAGAGATCTTTTTACTTATGATATTGGTGATGTTGTTTTAAGGCGAGGAAAGAGAAGATGCCAAAGGTAG